GCCGGATGGTTCGGGAAGGATCCGTCCAGCTCGAAGTAGAGGTCGATGATCTCCAGCGGAAGCGCCGGCAGCAGGCTGTCGCCAATGACGGCGGGGGTGGTCAGGCCTGCCATGCCGTTGCCGGCATCGACAACCACCTTCAGCGGGCGGATGTCCGTCAGGTCCACCAGGCTGCGCAGGTACTCGGAATAGTCCCGCAGGATGTCGCGGACACTGATCCGGCCGGGGTTCTCGACGGCGGGAATGGTGCCGGCGTTCAGGTACTGCTCGGCCATGGCCTGGATCTCACGCAAGCCGGTCTCGGACGAGATCGGCACGGCTCCTGCCTTGGCCATCTTGATGCCGTTGTACTGCGCCGGATTGTGGCTGGCAGTGAAGGTGGCGCCGGCCGCATCCAGGGCACCGCAGGCGTAGTAGAGCTCATCGGTGGAGATGAGGTCCAGCAGCAGCACATGGGCACCGCGCATGGTGGCGCCGGCAGCGAAGTCCTTGATGAACTCGGGGGAGGACGGACGCATGTCTCCGCCCACCAGAACCGTCTGGCCGGAGAGGTCAAGCACGTCCACAAAAGCGGCACCGACGGCCTTGACTATCTGCGGAGTGATGGTCTCGCCTACGACGCCGCGGACATCGTAGGCCTTAAAGGACGCGGAAAGATCGAATGCACTAGTCACCCGGACAGTCTATAGGCCAGCGTTCCATCCTTCGGTGCTTGTCCACAGGGGCTGGACACAGCTTCCGGTATCCACGCCGGTTTCCGGCTGGAGGAAATCGTCAGCCCCGGCTGGAATAGTGGAGGTATGGAATTCCAGCAAGAAACCCAAAACCCAGACCCGCAGAACGGTTCGAACGCCGAGCGGGACGCCGCGCCGCAGGATGCCGCCGGCATCGTCGGGGAAGGCTCCGCAGCCGCCGATCCGGCGCTTCGGACCGAAGCCACCCGCCTGCTCCGGGCCCTGGTCGGCAACGACACCGCTGAGTTCCATGAGGGCCAGTACGAGGCCATTGAGGCACTCGTCGCCGGCGGACGGAGGGCCCTGGTGGTCCAGCGCACCGGGTGGGGCAAGTCCGCGGTGTATTTCGTGGCGAGCCTGCTGCTGCGTGCCCGCGGGGCGGGACCGACGCTGATCGTGTCCCCGCTGCTGGCGCTCATGCGCGACCAGGTGTCGGCAGCAGCCCGTGCCGGTGTCCGGGCCGTGGCCATCAACTCCGCCAACCAGCTGGAATGGCAGGATATCTCCGCCAAGCTGCAGGCGGACGAGGTGGACGTGCTGCTGGTGTCACCGGAGCGCCTGAACAACCCGGGTTTCCGGGAGACCCATCTGCCCGAGCTGATCCGCCGCTCCGGGCTGCTGGTGATCGATGAAGCGCACTGCATTTCGGACTGGGGCCATGACTTCCGGCCGGACTACCGGCGCATCCGCAGCCTGATCGAGCAGCTGCCGGCCTCGGTGCCGGTGCTGGCCACCACCGCAACGGCCAACTCCCGGGTCGTGAAGGACGTGGAGGAGCAGCTGGCTTCCGGCGGTGAGGACGTCTTCACCATCCGCGGGGCGCTGGCCCGCCGGTCCCTGCGCCTGGGAGTGCTGCGGCTGCCCACCCCGAAAGCGCGGCTGGGCTGGCTCCTGACCCACATCGACGAGCTGCCGGGCTCGGGCATCATCTATGCCCTCACGGTGTCCGCGGCCGAGGACACCGCCCGGCTGCTGCAGAAGGCCGGCCATCCCGTCGTCGCGTACACCGGACGCACGGACCCGGCCGACCGGGAGCAGGCCGAAGCGGCGCTGAAGAACAACGAGGTCAAGGCGCTGGTGGCCACCAGCGCGCTAGGCATGGGCTTCGACAAGCCGGACCTGGGGTTCGTTGTCCATCTGGGCGCACCTTCTTCCCCCGTGGCGTACTACCAGCAGGTGGGCCGCGCCGGGCGTGGTACCCCCAGCGCCGACGTCCTGCTGCTGCCGGGGACGGAGGACAAGGACATCTGGGAGTACTTCGCCACCTCCTCCATGCCGGCGGAGGGGCCGGCCAACGCCGTGCTGACGGAGCTGGCCTCGGGCGCCGTGATGTCCACCGGAGCTCTGGAAACGCGGGTCAACCTGAAACGCTCGCCGCTGGAGCTGCTGTTGAAGGTCCTGGCGGTGGACGGCGCGGTGGAGCGGGTGTCCGGCGGCTGGCGCGGCACCGGACAGCCCTGGAGTTATGACCGGGAGCGGTACGAGCGGATCTCCGCGGCGCGCGTGAAGGAACAGCAGGCCATGCTGGATTACGAAAGCACCACGGGCTGCCGCATGGAATTCCTGTCCGTCCAGCTCGACGATCCGGCCGCGGCCCCGTGCGGACGCTGCGACAATTGCGCCGGCCGCTGGTTCTCCGGCGAGGTGGCCGCCGAAGCCACCGATCACGCCGATCAGGCCCTGAGCCGGGTGGGCGTGGATGTGGACCCGCGCGGCATGTATCCCTCCGGCATGGACCGTCTGGGGGTGCCGGTAAAGGGAAAGATCAAGCCGGACCTGGCGCTGTCCACCGGACGGGCGCTGGCCCGCCTGACCGACTTGGGATGGGGCGGACGGCTGCGCGAGATTTTCGCTCCGGAGGCCGGCGACACCGTGGCGGATGAAGCCCTGTTGAAGGGCTGCGTGCAGGTGTTGGCGCAGTGGGGCTGGGAGGAGCGGCCGGTGGCCGTTGTCAGCATTCCGTCGCGGTCGCGTCCGCAGCTGGTCGGTTCCCTGGCACACGGCATCTCCAGCCTGGGCCGCATCCCGTATCTGGGTGCCCTGCAGCTCCCGCACGGCGGTCCCACCGGCGGGTCGGGCGGCAACAGCGCCTTCCGGTTGGCTTCCGTCTGGGACCAGTTTGCCGTTCCCGAAGAAGGAGCGGCCTGGTTTGCGGCCAATCCCGGACCTGTCCTGCTGGTGGACGACTTTGCTGACAGCCGCTGGACCCTGACCGAAGCCGGCCGGGTGCTCAGGCAGGCCGGCGCGGCTTCCGTGCTGCCTTTTGTGCTGGCGCTGAAGGCATAGCGAACAGCTCGTACAACGCCGGCTCGGGCGCGATCCGCGCAATCTGGGGAGCGGGAGCTGGAATGGGAGCGGGAGTGGGAGTGGGCCGGTTTGTCTGCGGCGGAACGGCCACTTCCTCCCGGGGTTCGGGCATCCCGGAAGGAAGCGGTGCCGCCGCCTGCGTCCGAACCTTGGTGCGCACCGAAGCGGGCGCGCGAGCCGGCTTCGCCGGGGCCGGGGCCGGAACATTAACCGCCGGGGCCGGAACATTAACCGGGGCAGCGACTGCTGCCGGCTCCGGCGGCACCGGTACTGCTGCGACTGCTGCGCCTGCTGCCGGTTCCGGGCGGAACGCGGGAGTCTGGACCGCCCTGGTTTCTTCCGGCTGCCGGCGCAGCCACCGCTCGGTGGCCGCCACATGGACGGTCATGAGGGAACGGGCCAGCTCGGCGTCGCCCAGTGTCAGCGCCTCGAGAATGGCGGCATGCTCGCCGAGGACAGCGGACACCGCGCCGGCTTCTATAATCCGCTGCCAGGCCCGCAGCCGCAGCGCGCTGCCGGTCAGCGAATCCAGCAGCCCCGCCAGATAGGGGTTGCCCGAGGCGCGGGCAATCCGGGAATGGAACGTGAAGTCGTGGGCAGCCAGCTGGGCAGCGGTTGCCTGCGGTGGCACCGAATCCAGGCAGGTCCGCAGCGCTGCAAGCCCCCGGGCATCAATCCGAGCGGCGGCGTGGGCCGCGGCACCGGGTTCGAGGATGCGCCGAACCTCCAGAAGTTCCGGCGCGGAGGTTTCCTGATGGATCTCCACCATGAAGCCCATGGTTTCGGTCAGCAGACCGGGTTCCAGGCTGGTGACGTAGGTGCCGTCACCGCGCCGGACATCGAGGACGCGGATCAGCTCAAGCGCTTTGACCGCCTCCCGCAGCGAGCTTCGGGACAGGCCCAGCTGGTCGCTCAGCTCGTTCTCCGGAGGAAGCCGGTCACCAGCCTTGAGCCGCCCACTGATGAGCATTTCCTTGATCTTGGTAATCGCTTCATCGGTAACAGCCACCCGACTATCTTAAGCGCCCGCGGCGGCAGGCTCAGACAGCCGGAGGGCAGGCCTCCGCCGCGGCAGGAACCTCAGTTGCCGGTAAAGACGGGCGGGCGGCGTTCGGCGAATGCGGTGGCTGCTTCATTGAAGTCACGGCTGGCCAGGAACGCCGAATTCCACAGCTGGACATAGTCCAGGCCCGATTGGACTGCGGCGTGCGGGCCGTGGTTCATGACGTGCTTAACGCCCTGGACCACGAGCGGAGGATTCGCGGCAACCACGGCGGCCAGCTCGCGTCCCCGGCCGACGACGTCGTCCGCCACTTCCGTGACCAGACCCAGCTGATGGGCGCGGTCGGCGCCGAAGTCCTCACCGGTCAGGGCGAGGTGTCGGGCGGGACCTTCGCCGATGATGCCGGGCAGGCGCTGGAGAGAGCCCAAATCAGCAACAATGGCGACCCTCACCTCGCGCACGCTGAACACGGCAGACGGGGAGGCGATGCGGATGTCCGCGGCAGCGATGACATCGATGGCGCCCCCGATGCACCACCCGTCCACCGCCGCGATGACCGGCTTGGCGCACCGGGCCAGAGAGCTGACGGAATCCTGCAGGTCCCTGATCCGGCGCCGGAATTCTTCGCGCCGGCGGGCATCCATGCCATCGGCGGCCAGCATCGGAGCAAAGACCGGTGCCATCGCCGGCAGATCCAGCCCGTAGCTGAAGTTCCCACCCGAGCCGTAGAGCAGGATGGCACGCACGGTGTCGTCCTCGCTGAGGGCACCAAAAACGTCGGGGAGCTCCTTCCAAAAATCCGGCCCCATGGCGTTGCCCTTCGAGGGGCCGATGAGCTCGACCTCCGCAATGCCTTCGGCAACATGCACGCGCAGTGAACGCAGGGGAGTGGTGGGGCTCATGGCATCTCCGTCGATCGGCGGTCGGTTCGCAGGTCAATATACCGGCCTGAAGGTTCCGGTGCCGTGGGCGAAGCTAGGATCGTTGTATGGAGTTTCTGGTGATTGTTCTGTTTGTCGTGGCCATTGTTGTGGTGAATTTCGTGGTGAGTCGTGCCCAGCGCCGGAAAAAGCAGGTCCACGGAGACGGGCCGGACGCGAACGGGGCAGAGCAGGAGCAGCCGCGCACCGCGAAGCAGTTCAAGCCTCCCCGCAAAGCAACCGGAGCCAAGGCCGCATCGGCCGGTCCCCGGACCTCCGTGGAGGCGGCGCGGGAAGCCAACGCCCGGCTCGACGCCGCCCAGCACCAGCAGGTGTACGCCGCCATCGCGCAGGGCCGCCCCATACAGGCCGTAAAACTCTATGCGCAGTTCACCGGAGTCGGTGTTCGGGCCGCGGGTGCTGCCGTGGAAAACCTGGCCACGCATCCCCAGCCGTTCCAACCTCCGCGTCCGGCAGCTCCGGTCCAGGAAGCACCGTCAGCACCGGGCGCACCGTCAGCACCGGGCGAGCAGGGGAAAACGGCTGCCGCTCCCGGCAGTGATGTCGATGCGCCGGACACCTCCCGTCCTGCGGACCCCGGCGCGGGCCGGGACAGCGCCCATCCGGAAGGCTCCGCCGGCTCGGACCCCGACAGCTCCTCGGCACCGACAAATACCCCGACACCGAAAAGTACCCCGGCACCGAAAAGTACCCCGGCACCGAAAAGTACCCCGGCACCGAAAAGTACCCCGGCACCGGCCGGGAAGCCCCAAGGCGGGCCGGCAGACAAGACGCCCTCCACACCCGAAGAAGATGAAATCAGCAAGTGGGTCAAGGATCTGCGGCCGGAAGACTTCTAACGCCTGCCCCGCGCCGCCACTGAGTCATTCCATCTGCGTCATTCCACCTGGGTCAGTCCAGTTCCCGCGCCCGTTGGTTGCGCCCGTCTGCTCCATACGGGTAGTTGCCGACTGCGGGTCGGCTGAGATCGGTGAGCCGCTGCAGCTCGCCGGCTGAGAGCTGCAGCGCGGCGGCACCCAGATTATCGGTGAGCTGCTCGACACTGCGCGCCCCCAGGATCACCGAGGTCACCCCCGGTTGCGCGGCGAGCCAGGCGAGGGAAACCTGCGCCGAACTGGCGCTGTGGGCGGAGGCGATGGTTTTGACCGCGTCAAGGATCTGCCAGGTCCGGTCGTTGTTGCTGCGCAGATCCCAGCCCTGGAACTGCCGGGTGGGGTTGTCTCCGACGCGGGTCTTGCCGGCGGGGACCGTTTCGCGGCGGTACTTTCCGGTGAGCCAGCCGCCGGCCAGCGGTGACCAGGGCAGCAGGCCCAGTCCGGCGTCGACCGCTGCCGGCACCACTTCGGACTCGATTTCGCGTTCCAGCAGGTTGTACTGCGGCTGCAGCGTGACCGGTTCGTTCCAGCCGTGCGCCCGCGCGGTGTACACGGCCTTCGTCAGCTGCCAGCCGGTGAAGTTGGAGAGCCCGTAGTAACTGATTTTTCCGGCGGTAACAACGTCCTGCAGGAAACCGAGGCTTTCCGCCAGCGGGGTCAGCGGATCCCAGGAGTGCAGCTGGTACAGGTCGATGTGGTCCACTCCCAGCCGTTTGAGCGAGGCGTCCAGCGCCTGGCGCAGGTGCCGGCGCGAGGTGCCCAGGTCATTGGGCCCGGCCCCCATCGGAAACCGGCCCTTGGTGGCGAGCACAACGTTCCGCGCCGCCTCGGGCCGGGCCGAGAGCCAGTGGCCGATGATCTCCTCGGAAGCGCCGGTGGTGTAGACGTCGGCGGTGTCGATGAAGTTTCCGCCGGCTTCCACATACGTGTTCAACAGGTTGTGGGACACCCGCTGGTCGGATTCGTTGCCAAAGGTCATGGTGCCGAGGGCGTAGCTGCTGACGACGGTGCCGCTGCGGCCCAGGAGGCGCATTTCCATGGAGAGTCCTTTGACTGGCAGGTGACGGGCAGGTGACGGGCAGAGCTTCACGACCGGGATGCCATACTATCCGCGGCCGGACTCCCTGTCCGCAGCCTCACCCGTTGGATTGAAGGATGACCCCCATTCTTGCGTACTCAGCAATCTCTTGGGCGGTGTAGCCGTACTGGGACAAGATTTCACCGGTGTGTTCCCCAAGCACAGGCGGCGCGGAGATCAGCCACTCGTCATCTCCGGTATCTGCCGGCCGCCCCAGCACCCGCATCTCACCCAACGTGAGGTGGTTGACCGTTCCGGTGAGTTCCAGTTCGGCCGCCAGCGGATGGCGAAAGACTTCGTCGACACCCAACACCGGTCCGCAGGGAACACCGGCGTCATTTATCGCTTTGATCCAGGTGGCCGAATCGTCGAGGGCGAGTTGCTCCTCCATCAGTCCCCGCAATACGACCCGATGCGCCAAGCGGAGCTCGTTCGTGCCGAACCTGGGGTCTTTCACCAGATGCCCCAGGTCCAGTGCATCGGCGAGCTTCTCCCACATTCGCTGGTTGCCCGACGCAATGGTGACGTATCCGTCCCCGGTCTTGAAGGTGCCCTGAGGAAAAATCAGCGGGTGGTCATTCCCTTCCCTGGACGCGACCATTCCCAGACTGAGGAACTTCTGGGCCTGGTACGTCATCAGGAAGGTCATGGACTGCATCAGGGAGGTGGAAACCATTCCCCCGGAGCCGGTCTTGTCCCGTTCGAGGAGCTTGGCCAGAACGGCGAACCCTGCAATCAGTCCGGTACTGGTATCCGCTACGGGAATGCCAGCCCTCAGCGGCCCGGTGGCATCGGTGCCGGTAACGCTCATGAAACCGCTCATTCCCTGGGCGTTCTGATCAAAACCGGCCATGGAGGACCCTGCGGGCCCGCTGCCAAATCCACTGATGGAGCAGTAAACCAAACGCGGGTTTGTTGTGGAAAGGGCCTCGAAGGAAAGGCCCATCCGTGCCATGGTCCCCGGTTTAAAGTTCTCGATGACGACGTCGCAGGTCGCCGCGATCCTTTTCACCGCTGCCAGTCCTTCAGCAGACCGGAGGTCCACGGCGAGGGACCGCTTGTTGCGGTTGGCGGACATGAAGTAGACGCTCTCTCCGCCATCGACAAACGG
This genomic interval from Arthrobacter sp. zg-Y820 contains the following:
- a CDS encoding crotonase/enoyl-CoA hydratase family protein → MSPTTPLRSLRVHVAEGIAEVELIGPSKGNAMGPDFWKELPDVFGALSEDDTVRAILLYGSGGNFSYGLDLPAMAPVFAPMLAADGMDARRREEFRRRIRDLQDSVSSLARCAKPVIAAVDGWCIGGAIDVIAAADIRIASPSAVFSVREVRVAIVADLGSLQRLPGIIGEGPARHLALTGEDFGADRAHQLGLVTEVADDVVGRGRELAAVVAANPPLVVQGVKHVMNHGPHAAVQSGLDYVQLWNSAFLASRDFNEAATAFAERRPPVFTGN
- a CDS encoding FadR/GntR family transcriptional regulator, with product MAVTDEAITKIKEMLISGRLKAGDRLPPENELSDQLGLSRSSLREAVKALELIRVLDVRRGDGTYVTSLEPGLLTETMGFMVEIHQETSAPELLEVRRILEPGAAAHAAARIDARGLAALRTCLDSVPPQATAAQLAAHDFTFHSRIARASGNPYLAGLLDSLTGSALRLRAWQRIIEAGAVSAVLGEHAAILEALTLGDAELARSLMTVHVAATERWLRRQPEETRAVQTPAFRPEPAAGAAVAAVPVPPEPAAVAAPVNVPAPAVNVPAPAPAKPARAPASVRTKVRTQAAAPLPSGMPEPREEVAVPPQTNRPTPTPAPIPAPAPQIARIAPEPALYELFAMPSAPAQKAARKPRRPA
- a CDS encoding aldo/keto reductase; amino-acid sequence: MEMRLLGRSGTVVSSYALGTMTFGNESDQRVSHNLLNTYVEAGGNFIDTADVYTTGASEEIIGHWLSARPEAARNVVLATKGRFPMGAGPNDLGTSRRHLRQALDASLKRLGVDHIDLYQLHSWDPLTPLAESLGFLQDVVTAGKISYYGLSNFTGWQLTKAVYTARAHGWNEPVTLQPQYNLLEREIESEVVPAAVDAGLGLLPWSPLAGGWLTGKYRRETVPAGKTRVGDNPTRQFQGWDLRSNNDRTWQILDAVKTIASAHSASSAQVSLAWLAAQPGVTSVILGARSVEQLTDNLGAAALQLSAGELQRLTDLSRPAVGNYPYGADGRNQRARELD
- a CDS encoding RecQ family ATP-dependent DNA helicase codes for the protein MEFQQETQNPDPQNGSNAERDAAPQDAAGIVGEGSAAADPALRTEATRLLRALVGNDTAEFHEGQYEAIEALVAGGRRALVVQRTGWGKSAVYFVASLLLRARGAGPTLIVSPLLALMRDQVSAAARAGVRAVAINSANQLEWQDISAKLQADEVDVLLVSPERLNNPGFRETHLPELIRRSGLLVIDEAHCISDWGHDFRPDYRRIRSLIEQLPASVPVLATTATANSRVVKDVEEQLASGGEDVFTIRGALARRSLRLGVLRLPTPKARLGWLLTHIDELPGSGIIYALTVSAAEDTARLLQKAGHPVVAYTGRTDPADREQAEAALKNNEVKALVATSALGMGFDKPDLGFVVHLGAPSSPVAYYQQVGRAGRGTPSADVLLLPGTEDKDIWEYFATSSMPAEGPANAVLTELASGAVMSTGALETRVNLKRSPLELLLKVLAVDGAVERVSGGWRGTGQPWSYDRERYERISAARVKEQQAMLDYESTTGCRMEFLSVQLDDPAAAPCGRCDNCAGRWFSGEVAAEATDHADQALSRVGVDVDPRGMYPSGMDRLGVPVKGKIKPDLALSTGRALARLTDLGWGGRLREIFAPEAGDTVADEALLKGCVQVLAQWGWEERPVAVVSIPSRSRPQLVGSLAHGISSLGRIPYLGALQLPHGGPTGGSGGNSAFRLASVWDQFAVPEEGAAWFAANPGPVLLVDDFADSRWTLTEAGRVLRQAGAASVLPFVLALKA
- a CDS encoding CoA transferase, which encodes MRPLEGLVVLDLSRYIAGPTASMMLADQGAEVIKVEALPDGDPSRQSGPFVDGGESVYFMSANRNKRSLAVDLRSAEGLAAVKRIAATCDVVIENFKPGTMARMGLSFEALSTTNPRLVYCSISGFGSGPAGSSMAGFDQNAQGMSGFMSVTGTDATGPLRAGIPVADTSTGLIAGFAVLAKLLERDKTGSGGMVSTSLMQSMTFLMTYQAQKFLSLGMVASREGNDHPLIFPQGTFKTGDGYVTIASGNQRMWEKLADALDLGHLVKDPRFGTNELRLAHRVVLRGLMEEQLALDDSATWIKAINDAGVPCGPVLGVDEVFRHPLAAELELTGTVNHLTLGEMRVLGRPADTGDDEWLISAPPVLGEHTGEILSQYGYTAQEIAEYARMGVILQSNG